In one window of Chitinophagales bacterium DNA:
- the recJ gene encoding single-stranded-DNA-specific exonuclease RecJ — protein sequence MEKRWNIQKTDAALSQSLQASLRIHPVICSILVSRGIHDYAAAKSFFRPSLDDLHDPWLMKDMQLAVDRITSAMQKGEKILVYGDYDVDGTTSVASMFQFLREQYAQIDFYIPHRYKEGYGISKQGIDFAHEHGFSLIISLDCGIKSVELIAYAKTLGIDFVVCDHHLPDAVLPPAVAILNPKQTDCAYPYKELCGCGVGFKLMTALAKTWQLAPETYLRYLDLVATAIAADIVPITGENRVLAFYGLKKVNENPSTGIRALMELAAVQKEMLLTNLVFVIAPRVNAAGRMDDAKKAVQLFIEQDYTQALAFAAMLHSDNTDRKEADANITEEALALIAADPQGANSYSTLVYQEHWHKGVVGIVASRLIETYYRPTIVLTRSGEIVAGSARSVPGFNLYEAIHACREHLLGYGGHFAAAGMTLLPEQVAPFKEKFETVVRSTILPAQRIPEIIIDAEIRFQDITPALYNIITQMEPFGPENMRPVFVARKVSDTGFSKIVKEQHLRFVVKQGKISFTGIGFNLAHLFPIMQSSEAFDLVFTLDLNEWNGEKQLQLKVIDLKKSA from the coding sequence ATGGAGAAAAGATGGAACATACAAAAGACTGATGCTGCCTTAAGCCAGTCTTTACAAGCAAGCCTGCGTATTCACCCTGTTATTTGTAGCATCCTTGTAAGCAGAGGCATACATGATTATGCTGCTGCAAAATCATTCTTCAGACCAAGCTTAGACGATTTGCATGATCCATGGCTAATGAAAGACATGCAATTAGCTGTTGACCGCATTACCAGTGCCATGCAAAAAGGTGAAAAGATCTTGGTGTATGGAGATTACGATGTTGACGGCACTACTTCAGTAGCTTCTATGTTTCAATTTCTGCGCGAGCAATATGCGCAGATTGACTTTTACATTCCACACAGATATAAGGAAGGATATGGTATTTCCAAACAAGGTATTGATTTTGCACATGAACATGGTTTTAGCCTGATCATCTCTTTAGACTGTGGTATAAAATCTGTTGAGCTGATTGCCTATGCAAAAACACTGGGTATCGACTTTGTAGTATGCGACCACCACCTACCAGATGCAGTATTGCCACCAGCTGTAGCCATATTAAATCCCAAGCAAACAGATTGCGCTTATCCCTACAAAGAACTCTGTGGTTGCGGGGTTGGTTTTAAACTGATGACAGCTTTGGCAAAAACCTGGCAACTGGCTCCTGAAACGTATCTGCGTTATCTGGACTTAGTAGCAACAGCCATAGCTGCTGACATTGTACCTATAACCGGTGAGAACAGGGTTCTGGCATTTTATGGATTGAAAAAGGTGAATGAAAATCCATCAACCGGTATTCGTGCACTAATGGAATTAGCAGCTGTACAAAAAGAAATGCTGCTCACCAATCTGGTATTTGTGATTGCCCCAAGGGTGAATGCGGCAGGCCGGATGGATGATGCCAAAAAAGCAGTGCAGTTATTTATTGAACAAGACTATACACAGGCACTGGCTTTTGCCGCAATGCTGCACAGCGATAATACAGACCGAAAAGAAGCTGATGCCAATATCACAGAAGAAGCGCTGGCATTGATCGCTGCGGATCCTCAAGGCGCCAACAGCTATTCCACACTGGTTTACCAGGAACACTGGCATAAAGGTGTAGTGGGTATTGTTGCCAGCAGGTTGATTGAAACCTATTACCGACCAACCATTGTACTGACCAGAAGCGGTGAAATTGTTGCAGGCAGCGCCCGCAGTGTACCGGGCTTTAATTTATATGAAGCCATTCACGCCTGCAGAGAACACCTGCTGGGTTACGGCGGCCATTTTGCTGCAGCAGGTATGACGCTTTTACCCGAACAAGTAGCACCTTTCAAAGAAAAATTTGAAACGGTTGTACGTTCAACCATTCTACCAGCACAACGAATTCCGGAAATCATTATTGACGCAGAAATCCGTTTTCAAGATATTACTCCGGCACTCTATAATATTATTACTCAAATGGAGCCCTTCGGGCCGGAAAACATGCGCCCTGTTTTTGTGGCCAGAAAAGTAAGCGATACCGGCTTCTCTAAGATCGTAAAGGAACAGCACCTGCGCTTTGTCGTAAAACAAGGAAAGATCAGCTTTACCGGTATTGGTTTTAACCTTGCCCACTTGTTCCCCATTATGCAGAGCAGCGAGGCTTTTGACCTGGTGTTCACCCTTGATTTGAATGAATGGAATGGAGAAAAGCAGCTTCAGCTAAAAGTTATTGATCTGAAAAAAAGTGCCTAA
- the htpG gene encoding molecular chaperone HtpG codes for MQKGQIRVQTENIFPIIKKFLYSDHEIFLRELVSNAVDATQKLKTLSSIGEAKGELGELRVDVTVDAKEKTITIADKGIGMTAEEVDKYLNQVAFSSAEEFLAKYNDASIIGHFGLGFYSAFMVADKVEVITQSFKEEAGTVYWSCDGNPEFELYEVEKRSRGTSIILHVNEESKEFLEADRLKKILERFCKFLPVPIFFHDAGEEKKKDEEEKSINNTQPLWVKKPSELTKEDYEKFYRELYPFGETPLFWIHLNVDYPFNLTGILYFPKIKQSYEIQKDKIQLYCNQVFVTDEVKDIVPEFLMLLHGVIDSPDIPLNVSRSYLQGDPNVKKINNHITKKVADKLEEIFKNERNAFEEKWESLGLFVKYGMMTDDKFLEKANKFLILEDVETKTVGEGEDQKTVKQFYTLEEYKMAAETLQKNKDGKTVILYTTDPVQQDAYVKACTAKGYKVVVLNTMIDAAFINHMEMKWENVHFTRVDADIVDNLIDKKENAESVLSKKEAETLKEMFNFQVPEMMLNVEVKGLSKDTAPVVATRPEQMRRMKDMGAIGGGMTAFYAMMPDEVHLTVNGNHPIYQDILKLGDADLQKKQVRNLADLALLSQGLLKGAELTNFINRSVELLQGQPETTA; via the coding sequence ATGCAAAAAGGACAGATTCGTGTTCAGACAGAGAACATCTTTCCCATCATCAAAAAGTTTCTGTACAGCGATCATGAAATTTTCCTTCGTGAATTGGTCAGCAATGCGGTTGATGCTACCCAAAAACTCAAAACCCTGTCTTCTATCGGTGAGGCCAAGGGTGAGTTGGGAGAGCTGCGTGTTGATGTAACAGTAGATGCAAAAGAAAAGACCATTACCATTGCCGATAAGGGTATTGGTATGACAGCCGAGGAAGTGGACAAATACCTGAACCAAGTTGCGTTCAGCAGTGCGGAAGAGTTTCTGGCCAAATACAATGATGCCAGTATCATCGGGCATTTTGGTTTAGGCTTCTATAGCGCTTTCATGGTGGCTGATAAAGTAGAAGTAATAACCCAGAGTTTCAAAGAAGAAGCAGGTACAGTCTATTGGAGCTGCGATGGCAATCCAGAGTTTGAATTGTATGAAGTAGAGAAGCGTTCACGCGGCACTAGCATCATTCTTCATGTGAATGAGGAAAGCAAAGAATTTTTAGAAGCGGATCGTCTGAAAAAGATTTTGGAGCGTTTCTGTAAGTTTTTACCTGTGCCCATTTTCTTCCATGATGCAGGTGAAGAAAAGAAGAAAGATGAAGAAGAGAAGTCTATTAATAATACCCAGCCACTTTGGGTAAAAAAGCCATCAGAATTAACCAAGGAAGATTACGAGAAGTTTTACAGAGAACTGTATCCATTTGGTGAAACACCTTTGTTCTGGATACATTTAAATGTTGACTATCCATTCAACCTCACTGGTATTTTGTATTTCCCCAAGATTAAGCAGAGCTATGAGATTCAGAAAGACAAAATTCAGCTCTACTGTAATCAGGTATTCGTTACAGATGAAGTAAAAGATATTGTGCCTGAGTTCCTAATGCTCTTGCATGGTGTTATTGATAGTCCGGATATTCCATTGAATGTAAGCAGAAGCTATCTGCAAGGTGATCCCAATGTGAAGAAAATCAATAACCACATCACGAAGAAGGTTGCAGATAAGTTGGAAGAGATTTTTAAGAATGAGCGCAATGCATTTGAAGAGAAGTGGGAGAGCCTTGGTCTGTTCGTGAAGTATGGCATGATGACGGATGATAAGTTTCTGGAGAAAGCCAATAAGTTTTTGATACTAGAAGATGTAGAAACCAAAACAGTTGGAGAGGGTGAGGATCAGAAAACAGTGAAGCAGTTTTATACCCTCGAAGAATACAAGATGGCTGCAGAAACACTGCAGAAGAATAAAGATGGTAAAACGGTTATTCTCTATACAACAGATCCGGTTCAGCAGGATGCTTATGTAAAAGCTTGCACAGCAAAAGGGTATAAGGTTGTTGTATTGAACACAATGATTGATGCAGCTTTCATCAACCACATGGAGATGAAGTGGGAAAATGTACACTTTACACGTGTTGATGCGGACATCGTTGATAACCTGATTGATAAAAAAGAGAATGCGGAAAGTGTATTGAGCAAGAAAGAAGCTGAAACATTGAAAGAAATGTTCAATTTCCAGGTGCCTGAAATGATGTTGAATGTTGAAGTGAAGGGATTGAGTAAGGATACAGCACCGGTAGTTGCAACCAGACCAGAACAAATGCGCAGAATGAAAGACATGGGTGCTATTGGCGGCGGTATGACTGCTTTCTATGCCATGATGCCGGATGAAGTGCATCTAACAGTTAATGGTAATCACCCAATCTATCAGGATATCCTGAAATTAGGCGATGCAGATTTGCAGAAAAAGCAGGTGCGCAATCTTGCAGATCTCGCATTACTCTCTCAGGGATTATTGAAAGGTGCTGAGTTGACTAATTTCATTAATAGAAGTGTTGAACTCTTGCAAGGCCAACCTGAAACTACAGCTTAA
- a CDS encoding choice-of-anchor J domain-containing protein yields the protein MQRSLTYRFLFGVTAIIWLLAASCLKRFEDPADYTPPAITANMTIRELRNLHSTGNFTQVTTDRIISGVVVANDATGNFYKSITIQDATAAIQVNIDGFDLNALFPLGRRVYIKVKNLWLGDFRRYVQLGGSVDRTVPTSPELAPIPMALLDQYIIRAESGQRVNPTVLNINQLSDQYQGMLIRINQVEFIPVDANKLYADAVNKVAVSRTFGDCFGNAMVMRTSGYASFASSRTPAGHGSITGIYTVFNNTGQIVIRDTTDIEMPNTRCSSGSPVVLLNEDFETTISGGDINLFGWRNIAESGGKKFAAKSFSFNNYAEISAFNSAQSNMTTWLISPAFDLNNTANEILSFRTKDGFNNGAVFQVLISTNYNGGNTPWTATWTNLGGTIASGSTSGFAPNWTNSGNISLAAYSGNNVYIAFRYAGTDPASGPKRTTTFQLDDIRIQGN from the coding sequence ATGCAGCGCTCGCTTACATATCGCTTCTTGTTTGGTGTAACAGCTATTATTTGGTTGTTAGCGGCTTCTTGTTTAAAAAGGTTTGAAGATCCGGCTGATTATACACCGCCTGCCATTACAGCCAACATGACGATACGTGAATTGCGTAACCTGCATTCAACCGGCAATTTCACACAGGTAACAACGGATAGGATTATCAGTGGCGTTGTTGTGGCTAACGATGCAACCGGTAATTTTTATAAGAGTATTACCATACAAGATGCAACTGCGGCTATTCAGGTGAATATTGATGGGTTTGATTTAAATGCCTTGTTCCCGTTGGGTCGTCGTGTGTACATCAAGGTTAAAAATTTATGGCTGGGCGATTTTCGTCGATACGTACAATTGGGTGGTAGTGTTGACAGAACAGTGCCTACAAGCCCCGAGTTGGCGCCTATACCCATGGCACTGCTTGATCAGTATATAATTAGAGCAGAGTCGGGCCAAAGAGTGAATCCCACCGTATTAAACATCAATCAACTGAGCGATCAGTATCAGGGCATGCTGATCAGAATTAATCAGGTAGAATTTATTCCGGTTGATGCGAATAAACTTTATGCCGATGCTGTAAACAAAGTAGCCGTTAGCAGAACTTTCGGTGATTGTTTCGGCAACGCGATGGTGATGCGCACCAGTGGTTATGCCAGTTTTGCCTCTTCAAGAACACCTGCCGGGCATGGTTCAATCACAGGTATTTATACTGTATTCAACAATACAGGTCAAATCGTTATCAGAGACACAACAGATATTGAGATGCCCAATACTAGATGTAGTTCGGGTAGTCCGGTAGTTTTGTTGAATGAGGATTTTGAAACCACCATTTCCGGCGGGGATATTAATTTGTTTGGATGGCGGAATATTGCAGAATCTGGGGGCAAAAAATTTGCTGCCAAGAGTTTCAGCTTTAACAACTACGCCGAAATTAGCGCCTTCAACTCTGCGCAGAGTAATATGACTACCTGGCTGATTTCACCGGCTTTTGATCTGAATAACACTGCGAATGAGATTTTGAGTTTTCGTACGAAGGATGGTTTCAATAATGGAGCAGTTTTTCAAGTACTGATATCTACCAATTATAATGGTGGCAATACGCCTTGGACAGCCACCTGGACAAATCTTGGGGGTACTATCGCTTCAGGAAGCACAAGTGGGTTTGCGCCTAATTGGACGAATTCAGGTAATATTAGTCTGGCAGCTTATTCCGGAAACAATGTCTATATCGCTTTCCGCTATGCCGGCACAGATCCTGCATCTGGTCCCAAACGCACCACCACTTTCCAGCTGGATGATATCCGAATCCAGGGTAATTAG